Genomic DNA from Acidimicrobiales bacterium:
GGCGACGCTCGAGATGCCGTTCAGGTCGAGGTCGTCGTTGGCCGAGTTGATGTAGGCGGCATCGCCAACGAACGCGACCGGCCAGCTTGCGGTGTCGAGGGTTGGCTCGATGCCCTGCTCGGCGAACCACGACGCGGGCGGTTCCTGGATAGGCGGGATGTCGAGGCCGAACTTGGTGGCGAACTCGAAGTCGCGCTGGTCGCCACACGGGACGGCCATGATGGCGCCGGTGCCGTAGCCCATCAGGACATAGTCGGCGATCCAGACCGGGATCTCGTCGCCGTTGATCGGGTTGGTGGCATACGAGCCGGTGAACACGCCGGTCTTCTCACGGGTGTCGTCGGCGCGGTCCTGCTCGTCGGTGGCGGCCGCCTTTGCGACGTAGGCCTCGACCTCGGCAGCGTGATCGGTCGTGGTCAGCTCGTGCACGAGCGGGTGCTCGGGGGACAGCACGACGAAGGTGGCGCCGAACAGGGTGTCGGGGCGCGTGGTGAAGACCTCGATGTTGCCGGCGACGGTCGAGAATCGGACGGTCGCGCCGCTGGAGCGTCCGATCCAGTTTCGCTGCATGATCTTGATGGCCTCGGGCCAGTCCAGCGCGTCGAGGTCGTCGAGCAGGCGATCGGCGTAGGCGGTGATGCGCAGCATCCACTGCTTCATGTTGCGCTTGAACACCGGGTAGTTGCCGATGTCGGAGCGGCCCTCGGCGGTGACTTCCTCGTTGGCCAGGATCGTGCCCAGCCCGGGGCACCAGTTGACCGGCGCCTCGGACAGGTAGGCCAACCGGTGACCATCGATGATCGCGTGCTGCTCGGCAGTGGACAGCTCCGCCCACGCCCGCCCGTCGGGTGTTGGTCGTTCGCCGGACTCGAATGCAGCGATCAGCTCGCCGATGGGGCGAGCGATGTCGGCGTCGGTGTCGTACCAGGAGTTGAAGATCTCGAGGAAGATCCACTGGGTCCACCGGTAGAAGTCCTCGTCGGTGGTGGCCACGCTGCGTCGGGCGTCGTGGGCCAGGCCCAGCCGGCGCAGCTGGCGACGCATGTTGTTGACGTTGTCCTCGGTGTTCACCCGCGGGTGGACACCGGTGTTGATGGCGTGCTGCTCGGCGGGCAGGCCGAACGAGTCGTAGCCCAGGGCGTGCAGGACGTTGTAGCCCTTCATCCGCTGGTAGCGGCCGAACACGTCGGTGCCGATGTAGCCGAGTGGGTGGCCGACGTGGAGTCCCTTGCCCGACGGATAGGGGAACATGTCGAGGACGAACAGCTTCGGACGATTGCCGACCGCGTCGGGATCGGCCAGCGGGCCGGCCGGATTCGGCGCCTCGAACGTGCCGTTGGCATCCCACACGTCTTGCCACCGGGTCTCGATCTCGTTGGCGAGGGAGGCGTCGTAGCGGAAGGCAGGCAGGTCGGCGGCGACGCCGGTCGAGGTGGGGGAAGTGTCGGAACCCATGGTCGGACATGGTAGGCAACCGGCCTTGCGGATCGGTTCGACATTTGGTCCGTGATGGGGTTGTTGGTGGGAGCAGAGTTGGTACGATCTCACTTCCGAATCGGGCCATGAGGCGCGAGTCGGACCGCACATGCGGGGCTATAGCTCAGTTGGTAGAGCGCTTCCATGGCATGGAAGAGGTCAGGAGTTCAATTCTCCTTAGCTCCACGAAGTAAGGCCAGGTCATCGACCTGGCCTCTTTCATTTTTCCAGATGCTGGCATGCCGAGTGAGTTACGGGGTGAGTTACGCAGAACGGACAGTGGGAGACGTCGGCAGACGCCGAGACATCGGTCCACCAGTTCGGTCGATGAGCGCTTGCCCTGGCCGATGGCGGTGGTGGTCGGCTCCTCAGCGAGCGTGAGTGACGAGTTGAGAGATGTGGGCGGTGAGGGTCAGATTCGAGCGTCGGGCGCCGGCCTTCAGCTCCGCCCGGTCGTCGTCACCGATGGCAATGCGGAGGAACCGAGTCGGCACCATCGCGTTTTCGGCGTCAGGCGGCGGTGGAGGGTGGCTGGTCCTGCTCGCTCGTGAGGCGAGGAGCGCTCCGAGGTGTTCGCCCAGTCCGATGCCGGCGGCTTCGGCTTGGCGTCGATGGCGTTCCCATGTCGCGTCGTCGACGGTGAATCGTGCGGGGCGGCGCGAACGGCGCGCGGCATCCTTGTCAGCCCACCATGTCCCCGCCTGACGCATCTCGGCGACGTTCTCTCGGAAGTGAACGGAGCGACGCGTGCGCTCGATCGCTTCGGCGCTTCTACGTTCGGCATCGA
This window encodes:
- the leuS gene encoding leucine--tRNA ligase, with the protein product MGSDTSPTSTGVAADLPAFRYDASLANEIETRWQDVWDANGTFEAPNPAGPLADPDAVGNRPKLFVLDMFPYPSGKGLHVGHPLGYIGTDVFGRYQRMKGYNVLHALGYDSFGLPAEQHAINTGVHPRVNTEDNVNNMRRQLRRLGLAHDARRSVATTDEDFYRWTQWIFLEIFNSWYDTDADIARPIGELIAAFESGERPTPDGRAWAELSTAEQHAIIDGHRLAYLSEAPVNWCPGLGTILANEEVTAEGRSDIGNYPVFKRNMKQWMLRITAYADRLLDDLDALDWPEAIKIMQRNWIGRSSGATVRFSTVAGNIEVFTTRPDTLFGATFVVLSPEHPLVHELTTTDHAAEVEAYVAKAAATDEQDRADDTREKTGVFTGSYATNPINGDEIPVWIADYVLMGYGTGAIMAVPCGDQRDFEFATKFGLDIPPIQEPPASWFAEQGIEPTLDTASWPVAFVGDAAYINSANDDLDLNGISSVAEGKERTNAWLEAHGVGESAITYRLRDWLFSRQRYWGEPFPIVYDADGRPHSVPDDQLPVTLPELEDFRPTAMDPNDDVTEPVPPLARATEWLDVELDLGDGPATYRREVNVMPQWAGSCWYELRYLDPTNSDAFVDPEVEKYWMGPKYEGHSGGVDLYVGGVEHAVLHLLYSRFWHKVLFDLGHVSSFEPFHRLFNQGYIQAFAYRDDRGQPVEASEVVDTDGVYTHEGNVVAREYGKMGKSLKNIVTPDEMYDEYGADTFRLYEMAMGPLDASRPWNTRDVVGMQRFLQRVWRNMVDEDSGESRVVDADPSDELRRALHKTIAGVDDDMANMRFNTAISKLIELNNALTTEAQQVGGSPREVAAAMAIMLAPLAPHMGEELWSRLGNDTTVTFEAFPTFDPALLVSDTVTLVVQVNGKVRDRLEVPADISEADAEAAALASPSVQQHTGGNPPKKVIVRLPKLVNIVA